One window of the Brevundimonas goettingensis genome contains the following:
- a CDS encoding peptidase S1 encodes MTTRILMGATVFAAVLAASAPALAQDASLDPVFGSVTLKAGFQPDPRSVDIVAGGTEDASHLGGACVGMVGDAPDYRLNYTAGGLPLNIWVYADVDTTLVVNDPDGEWVCNDDGAGDGGNVNPGLRWATPPSGVYDIWIGRYGKGDGAQARLVFTENH; translated from the coding sequence ATGACCACACGAATTCTGATGGGCGCGACCGTGTTCGCGGCCGTCCTGGCCGCGAGCGCGCCGGCTCTGGCCCAGGACGCCTCGCTGGATCCGGTGTTCGGCTCTGTGACCCTGAAAGCCGGGTTCCAGCCGGATCCGCGCAGCGTCGACATCGTCGCGGGCGGGACCGAGGACGCCTCGCATCTGGGCGGGGCCTGCGTCGGCATGGTCGGCGATGCGCCGGATTACCGGCTGAACTACACCGCCGGCGGCCTGCCGCTGAACATCTGGGTCTATGCGGACGTCGACACCACCCTGGTGGTCAATGACCCGGACGGCGAATGGGTCTGCAACGACGACGGCGCCGGCGACGGCGGCAACGTCAATCCGGGCCTGCGCTGGGCCACTCCGCCCAGCGGCGTCTACGACATCTGGATCGGCCGCTACGGCAAGGGCGACGGCGCCCAGGCCCGCCTGGTCTTTACCGAGAACCATTGA
- a CDS encoding type 1 periplasmic-binding domain-containing protein → MFVVRLSGPSREDWKAFGKRDDAFQRFAQARRKIIDDELDDVRAVMFQVPGETDARQAVEKIKSGDPDVIMVEKSWITLSADEEAEIMKLIHDMTSEKTP, encoded by the coding sequence GTGTTCGTGGTTCGCCTATCAGGCCCGTCCAGAGAGGACTGGAAAGCGTTTGGGAAGCGCGACGACGCCTTCCAACGCTTCGCCCAAGCTCGGCGGAAGATCATCGACGATGAACTCGATGATGTCCGCGCAGTGATGTTCCAAGTGCCTGGAGAGACTGATGCACGCCAAGCCGTGGAGAAGATCAAGAGTGGCGACCCTGACGTCATCATGGTCGAGAAATCTTGGATCACCCTGTCGGCCGATGAGGAAGCCGAGATCATGAAGCTGATCCACGACATGACCAGCGAAAAGACCCCGTAG
- a CDS encoding recombinase family protein, which translates to MTGALVGYARTSSAEQRAGLEAQVAELQTAGATKVFQEHVSSVDAQRPQLRAALDWVRDGDTFIVTKPDRLARSVTDLLRIVEDLKARNVTLRIMSMGVDTSTATGVLILQVLGAVSQWEREIMLERQRAGIAKAKAEGRYRGRAPTARAKTPEVLRLKAEGQTVAQIAQSVGISRASVYRAFVEAGA; encoded by the coding sequence ATGACGGGTGCCTTGGTTGGATACGCAAGAACGTCGTCGGCCGAGCAACGAGCCGGCCTGGAGGCACAGGTCGCCGAACTCCAAACCGCCGGCGCCACCAAGGTCTTTCAGGAGCATGTGAGCAGCGTTGATGCTCAGCGTCCACAACTCCGCGCCGCCCTCGATTGGGTGAGAGACGGCGACACCTTCATCGTGACCAAGCCCGACCGTCTGGCCAGAAGCGTCACCGACCTCCTGCGGATCGTCGAAGACCTGAAGGCCCGCAACGTAACGCTTCGGATCATGAGCATGGGCGTCGATACCTCGACCGCGACCGGGGTGCTCATCCTCCAAGTGCTGGGCGCGGTGAGCCAGTGGGAACGCGAGATCATGCTGGAGAGACAGCGTGCCGGGATCGCCAAGGCCAAGGCTGAGGGACGCTATCGAGGACGCGCTCCGACTGCCCGCGCCAAGACGCCCGAGGTCTTGCGTCTGAAGGCTGAAGGCCAGACCGTCGCCCAGATCGCACAGAGCGTCGGGATCAGTCGAGCAAGCGTCTACAGGGCGTTCGTAGAGGCTGGTGCTTAG